In Bradyrhizobium sp. 200, the sequence TTGCCTAGGTTGCTGCTCGGCGCAGCGCGCTGCGGTCCCACGCTCTGGTCGCGATTGTCGAGGTGGACCATGGCCGGGGCGGCGGCTGCTGCCCACCAACGAACGGAGTCACTGCCCTGCAGCATCCGCGTAAATGGACAACCAACCCCCCTTCCCTCCTCGGACCGGAGGGGGGGAAGGTTGGTTATGTGACGCGCGTCGCCGCGTCGAAATGGGTTCCAGCTCTGACACTCGATCGAGCACGCCGAGCTGGATGCAATCCCGTCGCTCCACGCACCGCTTGCGCGGTACACGCTCGACAAATGTTCATGCAACTAAAGCGCACGCTGGGGTAATGATCTTAACGAAGCGCTTCGATCTGTTATATTCTGCTACTAAAGCCGCTTCAGAAACAATTTGAAACAATACTCTTTCGCCAACTCTCTCGAATCACGCACAAAAGGTAGACATGGCCCGCCTGCAGCCCAATATCCTTGTCGTCGAGGACGACCGTGAGACGCGAACTCTCATCGCAAAATACTTGCGCAACAATTGCTGCAACGTGACTATCGCATCAGATGGTCGCGAGATGTTCCGAGCGATGGCCGATCACCGCGTCGACCTTCTGATTCTTGATGTCATGCTGCCAGGCGAGGACGGTTTGAGCCTGTGCCGCAAGGTTCGTGCGCAATCACATACGCCGATCATTATGCTGACCGCGCGCGGCGAGGATGTTGATCGCATCCTTGGTCTTGAGATGGGCGCCGATGACTACCTTGCAAAGCCGTTCAATCCGCGCGAACTGTTGGCGCGGATCAACGCAGTGCTGCGGCGGCAGGCGGTCGCCGGTACCGCGAGCGCGAACGAAGGTGCGACCGTGTTAACGTTCCTGCGCTGGCGGATCGATTTCCGCCTGCGCGAATTGCGCAATCCCGAGGGCGCCCGGGTTGCGATGACAAGCGCCGAGTTCGACTTATTGTGGACGTTCTGCGAACGCCCAGGCCGCGTACTTTCGCGCGAGAGTCTTCTCGACCTCACCCAGGGTCGCAATGCTGGCTCGTTTGAACGCAGTATCGACGTTCTAGTGGAGCGACTCTAACGCTTGTTTCCCGCGTTTGACAGCGGCGAGGACGCGCTTTGGATCGGCGGTCCATACGAAGGGTTTGGGATCGGCGTTTGTCTCGGCGACGAAGCGGTTGATGGCGACTTGCAGGTCAACGACGGATCGGAACACGCCTCGCTTGAGGCGACGGCGCGTGAGCTTGGCGAAGAAGCCTTCGACCGCATTGAGCCAGGATGCAGAGGTCGGGGTGAAGTGGAACGTCCAGCGGGGATGCCGAGCCAGCCATTGGCGTACCTTCGGATGCTTGTGGGTCGCATAGTTGTCGACGATGGCGTGGATTACTTTCCCTGCCGGGACCTGCTCCTCGATCGTGTTGAGGAAGCGAATGAACTCCTGGTGGCGATGGCGCTGCATGTTGCGGCCGATAACGGTGCCGTCGAGGATGTTGAGGGCAGCGAACAGCGTGGTGGTGCCGTGACGTTTGTAGTCGTGGGTCATCGTGCCGGCACGGCCCGGCTTCATCGGCAACCCTGGCTGGGTGCGGTCGAGCGCCTGAATCTGGCTCTTTTCGTCGACTGAGAGGACGACCGCATGGGCGGGAGGATCGACATAGAGGCCGATGACGTCCTTGAGTTTCTCGGCGAACTTCGGGTCGTTCGACAGCTTGAACGTACGGATGCGATGCGGCGCGAGTTGGTGGGCTTCGAGGATACGCTGCACCGAACGCAGGCTCACCCCTGCGGCTTTCGCCAGCATCCGGCCGGTCCAGTGGGTTGTTTCTCCCGGCGGCGGCCCGAGCGCCAGGTCGACCACTCTCTGCACGGTGCCCGTTGGCAGCGGTGGTTTGCCGGGCTTTCGCGTCTTGTCGCGCGTTAGCCCTTCGACACCCTCCGCCATGAACCGGGCCTGCCATCTCCACACCACGGGCTTGGATTTGCCCGAGCGGCGCATGATCTCGGATGTGCCACAGCCGTCGGCAGTGGCAAGAATGATGTTGGCCCGCCACACATGCTTCTGAGGTGCGCTGCGATCCGAGACGATCGCCTCAAGCCGATGGCGGTCCGGCCGGGTGACCTTTACGATAGTTCCTGCTCTCATGCCAGAGCTTGAACTGCTTCGGTCGATTTGGGAATCGTCCGAATGAATCAGACCACTAGTCAGCCGTATCCGCCGCAAGATCGAGCCAGATCTGCAAGAACCAGCCCTTATCAAGACGGTGCGATCCGGCGGCTACATGTTCACCCCGCGGGTGGACGCGGTCGCCGCCGGTAACTAAGCATGAGACTGTCTTTACTCCATCTTAGAGGCATCGGCGGGCAACTCGCGGCGCTGGTGGTCGCCTCGATCCTCGCTATTCATTTGATCATCGCGACGGTATTCCTTGTGTATCGTCCGCACCAATCAGAGCCGCCAGGCGACCGCGGACATGCTCACCTCGCTAGCGCCATCCAATTGCTTGGCGCCGCGCCAGCATCCGAGCGCCAACGGCTGGCAGCAGATATTGCCCGCGCCTTCCCGCAGCTCGGGATCGAAAGCGTTGCTTCCGGCAACGCACCTGTGGCTGGCGAAGCTGATGGACGCGCTTTGCACGACGTGAGCCGACGCCTCAGCAACGCCTATCGGATAATCGCGCTCGACCGCGACGGCGATATGCAACGGATCGGCATCATGCTGCCCGACGGCGCGATGTTCTCCGCAAGACTGCGCGCTGATCGCAAGGGGCCGCCATTTCTGGGCGGGCCATGGATGATGACCTTGTTGTTCGCTGTCATCAGCATGACCCTACTTGGGCTATGGGCGGCGCGCGCGCTCACCGCACCGCTATCGGCCTTCGCGAAAGCGGCCGAGAGTTTCAGCCTCGACGGCACCGCGTCGCCGCTTCCCGAACGCGGCCCCGAAGAGATCCGCTCGGCCGCGAAAGCGCTCAACCGCATGCGCGAGCGAATCACCGGCCTGATCGACGATCGCACAAAAGTGCTGGCAGCGATCAGCCACGATCTACGTACCCCGATCACGCGAATGCGGTTGCGGTCCGAATTCATTGAGGACGGAGCCCTTCGCAGCCGGATGCTCGGCGATCTCGACCAGATGCGCGCAATGCTCGAGTCGGTACTTTCATTCCTGCGTAACGACAGCAAGCTGGAGGTCATGACGCTAGTCGATATCGCGACTACCTTGCAGGTCGTGGCGGATCAGTTCGCCGATATGGGGCACAAGATCGTTTACGACGGCCCCCCACATGTCGCAATCATGGGCCGTCCCGATGATTTGCATCGCGCTATCACCAATCTCGTCGAGAACGCTGTCAGGTTCGGTGGGGAGGTGGCGATCCGTCTCAAAACCTCGCCGCAGACCATAGTGATAGATGTCGAGGACGACGGACCTGGCATTTCTGATCTCAGAAAACAGATTGTCTTGGAGCCTTTTATGCGCGGGGATGAAGCGCGCAATATGGATGAAAGCGCAGGCTTCGGTCTGGGCCTGTCTATCGCCCGCGCAATAGTGGATGCCCATAGCGGAACCCTGAGACTTAACGACCGTGAACCACATGGACTCATCGTCCGCGTAGAATTGCCTGCGGGTGGACCAGCCCCGTCATGAACTCTTCGGGGCGCGGAGCAACTAGAGTGGTCTCGTGTGACAACTCGGGAGACACCTCATCCGTAGCACGCTGGACTGCACGATGGCCGCTTGAAAACGGTTCTCGCTACGGCGGGACTCGAACGCAAATCTTCCCCTAGCGCGTGTCATTCGATCTAATGATTTTTTGTCAAATCACCTGGACGGCCGCAGTCCTTCTCTGACTGGACCACACGTTTCCCTGAGTTGTTTCCATTCCTCTGCTTCTGCTAACCAGTACTCCGCTTCCTTCTTCCAAAACTCAGCTTCCTTCTTGGCAAGCGTCGCGCGCTCACGGGACATCATTTCCAAATTCTCAAACTGGCTTTTTGGATTCATGGGTCCTTCGCAGTCGCCCTAATCCTAACCTGCCTGCAATCAACGCCAACTTACAATCCTGTAAGGCTGCTTGACACCTCCGTGAAGTTATTTTCCGAATATTGCCAGGAAGCGCCTTCATCGACCGAGACACGTCGTGGCTCCGAATTCTTAGAGGCGGCAAGAAATACGCATACTTCTAGATTGCGCCCTGTTCGAGGAATCATCGCACGCCTGATGCCGGCACGACTTTCGTTTCTATCCGTCGCACATCCTCATCAATCTTGGTAACGCTCTAGATGGTTATCCCGCGTTTAGTCGAGCGCCCTGATGGCTGAAACGTTGAAGGCCAGAGTCCGTCGTGCCGATTGGATTGAATAAGTAACTGAACGAATTGTGACGATCAGTCCATAGGTGGCCCATGTTTGTTGGCTGGGAGGGAATGATGCTCTACTTGAATGTGACATTTGAACGGATCGTCGGCGGCATTCTATTTGTCGCGTATAATCTCCTTCACGTCCTGTCCATATCCAGAAATGTTCGCATAGACCGGTCGCGAATTAACCGTCCGAATACGCTTGCATGAGATTGCCAAACCTATCATTTACGTTAGGCGCGGGAAGTTTCCACGAGGCGGCGGAAGATGACGGGTCTCGACTCGCCTTTCAGGTTTCATGCCATGTTGCGCTCGTTCCCGTGCAGATTTTGGAAGTCCGAGTTATGGCGGGAGCCGTCGGTGCCGAGATTCTCGGGCAGCTCGACCGTGATCATCCGCGCCCAATCTGCCAGCTGCCGAACGGCCGCCGACCCAGCGCGTGAGGTCCGGCACCCGTACGTTGTCAGGCCTGCG encodes:
- a CDS encoding IS630 family transposase, with the protein product MRAGTIVKVTRPDRHRLEAIVSDRSAPQKHVWRANIILATADGCGTSEIMRRSGKSKPVVWRWQARFMAEGVEGLTRDKTRKPGKPPLPTGTVQRVVDLALGPPPGETTHWTGRMLAKAAGVSLRSVQRILEAHQLAPHRIRTFKLSNDPKFAEKLKDVIGLYVDPPAHAVVLSVDEKSQIQALDRTQPGLPMKPGRAGTMTHDYKRHGTTTLFAALNILDGTVIGRNMQRHRHQEFIRFLNTIEEQVPAGKVIHAIVDNYATHKHPKVRQWLARHPRWTFHFTPTSASWLNAVEGFFAKLTRRRLKRGVFRSVVDLQVAINRFVAETNADPKPFVWTADPKRVLAAVKRGKQALESLH
- a CDS encoding ATP-binding protein; protein product: MRLSLLHLRGIGGQLAALVVASILAIHLIIATVFLVYRPHQSEPPGDRGHAHLASAIQLLGAAPASERQRLAADIARAFPQLGIESVASGNAPVAGEADGRALHDVSRRLSNAYRIIALDRDGDMQRIGIMLPDGAMFSARLRADRKGPPFLGGPWMMTLLFAVISMTLLGLWAARALTAPLSAFAKAAESFSLDGTASPLPERGPEEIRSAAKALNRMRERITGLIDDRTKVLAAISHDLRTPITRMRLRSEFIEDGALRSRMLGDLDQMRAMLESVLSFLRNDSKLEVMTLVDIATTLQVVADQFADMGHKIVYDGPPHVAIMGRPDDLHRAITNLVENAVRFGGEVAIRLKTSPQTIVIDVEDDGPGISDLRKQIVLEPFMRGDEARNMDESAGFGLGLSIARAIVDAHSGTLRLNDREPHGLIVRVELPAGGPAPS